The following DNA comes from Lusitaniella coriacea LEGE 07157.
ATTTTGAACCTTACCTTACCGAAAGCAGAGGAAGAGAAAAACAAAATTGTGAAAGTGAACCTTGACTAAATACAAATGAGCAATAGGAAAGGGGAAAACAAGTAAACCATTTTCTTCCCCTGCAACCCAATAATCGAGGTCATACTCCACTTTGTTAATACACTTCAATTGAGAGGGCGTTCTAGAGGAACGTCCTTTTTGTGTAGGCATTCAGGCATTGTCCTTAAAATTAACTTTAAACAGAGGTATTTCAAGTCCTGAATCTGTATCTTGGGCTACAAATGGCGCGCAAGCATAGCCTTACCATCATACTCACTTTCGTTTATGTGTCTCTACAACTCTATTTAATTTAGACTCCGTAAGAATCAGTTTGAGTGAGGTTATCGCAAAATCATGGCAAAGCAGTTAGGGCGACGGAAATTTTTAATTTATGGTTCCGCAGCATTGGGAACGAGCTTGTTGCTCAAAGGTTGCGGGGGGTCGGACAGTAGTGAAGTAGGAACGACAGAAAGCCCCGACGGGGACTCTAGCACCGTTGCAGCGAGTAGTGGCGATACGATTAAAGTCGGGATTCTCCACTCTCTCAGTGGCACAATGGAAATTAGCGAAAAAACCGTTGTCGATGCAGAAAAGCTAGCCATTAAGGAAATTAACGAAGCAGGTGGCGTACTCGGCAAACAAATCGAAGCCGTTGTTGAAGATGGCGCTTCTGATTGGGATGTTTTCAAAGAGAAAGCCGAAAAACTGATCGACCAAGACAACGTTGTAACTATTTTTGGCTGCTGGACTTCTGCGAGTCGTAAAGCGGTTCTCGATGTGTTTGAGTCGAAAGAGCATATGCTCTGGTATCCCGTCCAGTATGAAGGACAGGAATGTTCCCAAAACGTCTTCTATACTGGTGCAGCCCCCAACCAACAAATCGAACCCGCAGTAGAATGGCTGATGGAGAATAAGGGTGAAACCTTCTTCCTGGTGGGTTCTAACTACGTTTTCCCGAAAACTGCTAACACGATTATCAAAGAGCAGGTGAAGGCGTTAGGCGGCGAAGTGGTTGGGGAAGAGTACCTCGAACTCGGCGACCAAGAGGTTACGCCCATTATCGCCAAAATAAAACAAGACCTACCCGATGGCGGCGTTATCTTTAATACGCTCAACGGTGATAGCAACGCAGCATTCTTCAAGCAGATGAAAGGGGAAGGAATGGGCCCGGATAAGTACCCTGTCATGTCTGTAAGCGTTGCCGAGGAAGAAGTTCGACAAATTGGGAAAGAATTTCTCTTGGGTCACTACGCTGCGTGGAACTACTTCCAAACCGTCGAGACTCCTGAAAATGAGAAGTGGGTCAAGGCATTTAAGGAAGAGTACGGCGAAGATCGCGTGACCAACGACCCGATGGAAGCGGCATACATTATGGTGTATCTGTGGAAGCAGGCAGTTGAAAAGGCAGGAACCCCAGACGATTTGGAGAAAGTGCGGGAAGCTGCTATCGGTCAAACCTTCGATGCGCCGGAAGGGAAAGTGACGATGCAACCCAACCACCATATTTCCAAGACGGTGCGCATTGGCGAGATCAATGACGAGGGTCTATTTGATATTGTGTGGTCTACGGATGCGCCTGTAGATCCCGTTCCCTGGAACCAATTCGTTCCTTCAACGAAGGGTTATACCTGCGATTGGACGGCAACGGATAAGGAAGATCCCGGCAAGTTCAAGAAGGAAGAATAATCCGCGAATAGGGATACGCAAATAGGGCGCAATGCTTGCGCCCCTACCAGGGTTTCAGGCTTTAGCTCATATCGCTATTGTCCCGACTTACCGCCATTACTTCTTGCTGTAGATTACTGATAACTCCTAAAGAAACACAATTTTTCGCTTGGGGCTGGGCGGGTTTGAGCAACAGTTATTGCTATGATTCATGAGAGATTTGCAAAACCTGTCCCTACTGCGACCTGACTGATGACTGATGAGGCGATCGCGATAAAAGTTTTGCCGTTGGGTGCCGATCGCTGATAACTGTTGAGGTGATAACTGAAATAGGGGGAGGCAAGATTGCTCGAACAAATTCTAGAAATTCTTTTTAATGTCATTAGTATTGGTTCGGTTTTACTTTTGGCTGCTCTGGGGTTAGCCATTGTTTTTGGATTGATGGGGGTGATTAACCTCGCTCATGGAGAGTTAATGATGTTGGGAGCCTATTCCACTTATGTGGTGCAACAGGGCTTCGAGCTGTGGGCGAAGGATGCTCTCGATTACTATCTTTGGGTTGCGCTTCCGGTTGCGTTTATTTTTACGGCTTTGGTAGGCGTTCTGCTGGAGAAGGGGGTGATTCGCTTTCTGTATGGGCGACCTTTGGAAACGCTGCTGGCAACGTGGGGCGTAAGCTTGATTTTGCGGCAGTTTGTGCGCAGCGTCGATGGGGTTTTGTTGATTGGGATTGCGCTCTTTTGTTTGTTGTTTTTTGGGGGAATGTGGGTGTTGCGTCGTCGGGTGAATTGGGAGAGTACGCGCGATCGCGCGATCGCCATCCTTCTGCCCCTATCCCTTGCCATCACTAGTATTGCCAGCATCCTACTGGGTAAAAACGAAGCCCTCACCAACAAATGGTTTGGTTCTCGCAACCTCGATATCACTTTCCCCAGTTGGCTCGATGAAAATCTTTCTCCTGAAAACCTCCCCAATTGGCTCGCTTGGCTGGGAAATTGGATGAAATCCGTCGGGTTAGAAGATTTTAGCGTTCCCCGAACTCGATTATTCATTATTGGGCTGACAATCGTCTGTTTGCTTGGGGTATATCTCTTTTTAAACCGCTCCAATTGGGGATTGCGCATTCGAGCCGTCACGCAGAATCGCAGTATGAGCGCCTGTTTGGGAATTCCCACCCGTCAAGTGGATGCTTTTACCTTTGCTCTCGGTTCCGGTTTAGCGGGAATTGCTGGGTGTGCGGTCACTTTAATCGGTTCGGTCGGGCCCAACATGGGGGGAAATTATATTGTTGATGCCTTTATGGTGGTGGTTGTTGGCGGCGTTGGCAACCTCTTTGGCAGTATTTTAGCGGCATTGGGCATTAGTACCGCCAATTACCTGATTAGTGTTGAAACCTTTGTACCGATGTTTGAAGCGCTGCAAACTCAGGTGGCTTTCCTGAAACCCCTTTGGGAATCCTTTGTAACCTTCTTTGAATTTTTCGGCACTTCAAGTATGGCAAAAGTGTTGGTTTTTGCCCTGATTATCGCATTCTTGCAGATTCGACCTGCGGGGATTTTTCCTCAAAAGGGTCGTTCGGTCGAGCTTTAATTTAATGGCACTGACTTAGCGCTGGTGGGCATTGCCCACCCTACACAGTATCAAGCTACTCCGTGTCAGTCTTAACTATGGATTGTTCCCTTCTAAATACCCCGTACCGATGACAGAACAAGCAGCACCTGTTCAAAGCACCCGTAAGAAAAAACGGCAAAAACTTAAAAGAGAAATAATCGCGATCGCGGTTTTGGGTATAATCCTCGCAGTCGCCATGCCGGCAATCCTTTACGCCCTCAATATTGGGTTTCGCCTCAAGTTTTTAGGGCGATTTCTCTCCCTGGCCATTATTGCTCTCGGAATTGACCTGATTTGGGGCTATACGGGACTGTTGAGTTTGGGACACGGCATCTTTTTTGCCTTGGGGGGATATTCCCTCGCCATGCACTTGAAAGTACAAGATGGCGAACTGCCGGATTTTATGACGCAGTATGGGGTAGATCAATTGCCCTGGTTTTGGGAACCCTACCAATCCTTTCCCTTTACCCTAATTGCCATTGTGGTATTGCCGATGGCGGTGGCGGGAATCTTGGGATATTTAGTCTTTCGCAATCGCATTCGAGGGGTCTATTTTTCGATTTTGACCCAAGCGGCATTGCTGGTGTTCTACTATTTCTTCAAAGGACCCATCGAGCTATTTAACGGCACAAACGGGCTGAAAACCGATAGCGATACCCTATTTGGGGCGGTGGTCAGCTCCCAAAGCGTCCAGTTTGTCTTTTACGAAGTCACGGTATTGCTGTTGATTGCTGCCTATCTCCTCTGTCGGTGGCTGACTAGCGGGCGATTTGGACGGTTGTTAATTGCCATTCGGGACGATGAAAACCGCGTCCGTTTTTCCGGTTACGACCCGACGGGATTTAAAGTGGTTGTATTTGCCATTTCCGGGGCATTAGCAGGGATTGCCGGGGCGCTGTATAGCGTGCAAACGGGGATTGTTACGCCGGATAACACGATGGAAGTGGCATTTTCCATTGAAATGGTGATTTGGGTTGCAGTGGGGGGACGAGGAACGCTCGTTGGTGCGATTTTGGGTGCGGTGTTGGTAAGCCTCGCCAGAACGCTATTGAGTGAAAAATTCCCCGATTTCTGGCTATTTTTCCAAGGGGGATTATTTTTATTGGTGGTTACGGTGCTTCCCGATGGGATTGTGGGGTGGTTTCGCGGGGGAGGAATCAATCGCGCGCGATCGCTGTTTGGGTTTCCAAAACCCGTTTTTACCTACCCCAGTTTAGAAGAAGATCCGGAAGTGCAGAAGGAGCGGGAGGTTTTTGAGGAGACGGAGACGCGGTGACGTGGGGAGAGCAGGGGGAGGTTTTTGAGGAGACGGCACTTCGACACGCTCAGTGACCGGGAGACGCGGGGATGCGGAGAAACGGAGAAGTAGGGTGGGCAATGCCCACCAGCTAAAGCATATTTAAATTGAGTTTTCCCACACCCTACACTCTGCAACCCACACCCTTTACGAGGATTTGAAAATCACGGTTTAAATGTTGAACAGCTTATGACTGAAAAAATTCTAGAAATTGAAGATTTGACCGTCGCGTTTGATGGGTTTAAAGCGATTAATCAGCTTAACTTCAGCATGGATGCGGGAGAGTTACGCACGATTATTGGGCCCAATGGTGCGGGAAAAACCACTTTTTTGGACGCGATTACGGGGAAAGTTCAACCCACCAAAGGACAAGTTCGCTTTAAAGGTCGCAATCTTCGCCGTCTTTCCGAGCATAAAATTTCTCGCTTGGGAATCGGTCGCAAGTTCCAAACCCCAAGGGTTTATCTCAACCTGACGGTACGAGAGAATTTAGATTTAGCTTGCAATCGTAATAAGAATGTCCTTGCCACATTGTTCCAAAAACCTCCAGCGCGCGATCGCGGACACGTGGGAGGATTGTTAGAAACCATCGGCTTGACGGCAAAAGCCAACCTCAAAGCAGACTTACTTTCCCACGGCGAAAAGCAGCGTTTGGAAATTGGGATGCTCGTCGCGCAATCGCCGGATTTATTATTGGTAGACGAACCCGTTGCGGGATTAACCGACGAAGAAACGGAAAATGTCGGCGCACTGCTCATTGCACTCGCTGAGAGTCATTCAATTATCGTCATCGAACACGATATGGAATTCGTGCGGCAAATTGCCCGCAAAGTCACAGTATTGCATCAAGGATCTGTGTTGTGCGAAGGGACGATGGATGAGGTGCAAAACGATCCTCGCGTGATTGAAGTGTATTTGGGAGAAGTACCCACTATTACTCCCCAACAAATGATAATTCTCCGCATTGCGGCGACAATGGCTTGGTCTGATGGAAATTTAGCGCCAGAGGAAGCAGAGGTCATTTTATCTCGCCTCAGCCGCCAATTTGCCACAGATTCCCAACAACAGGAGCAATTGAAAGAGGAATTACAAAATCATTTAACTCAAAATGCGAAGATTGAGAGTTTAGTTCCCCAACTTGAGGAAGTTGAGGATCGGCAATTGGCACTGAGACTGAGTTATGAAGCGATCGCGTCGAGTCGCCGAACTCCCAACGAACCTGCAATTAACGAAGAAGAAGCCACTGCTTACCAAAGGTTGTTGGAACTCCTCGATCTTCCACCGGAGGTGGTGCAACAAATTGAAGCGGAAGTTGCAGCAGAATTGAGGCGATAATGGAGATATAGCTGGAGTATTTAGGATATCGGTGAAGATGAGCTGATATCAAATCTTCCTAATTGCTCATTATAAAAATTCACCGCTAGGTCGGCTTGCGACCTCTGAGGTTTCCTCAGAGGCGTTCCGACCTCTCCCACTCTCCTCGGTCAGCGTTCCCTTGCGTCTTTCGCCGACGCGGGGTCTAACCGTTCACCGTGTCAGCCCTAACTAAGGCGATTCAAACGGATTTTATATGAGGGAGCTGGGGGAGAAAGATGAAGAACTTGAGTTCTTGGCGGTTTGAGGAAACAACCCATTCACATTAAGCGTAACTCTAGATTTATGGAGTTTGTGAGGAACCTCCTGACAATGGTAATGGTCTACCTATTTCTGAAGAGAGATATAAGAGAGTGGATTGCTTTGCCCTTCTCTAAGCTGGTTATATCAAATCCGCTTAATTGCCCATTGCAAAAAACTTCTCCGCGTCCCCGTGTCTCCCCTTCCCCGTGTCAATCCTAACTGTGGCGATTCAGCCGGATATCATATTATTGGTGGCTAAGATGCTTCATCGCTTATCTAAAACGGTTCAAAGCATTTTGATGGGATCGAGTGCTGTTTTTTTGTTGCTGGGGGGAGGGGACGCGATCGCGTCGAGTCCTTTTTCCAGAGAATTGCCTCCATTAGGAGAAGCGACGCAATTCTTACCCGACGTGGAAGAAACCCGTTTAATCTTACGTTTGCGCGATCGCCGCGTGTACTATTATATCGGCGATGAAATACTCTTTAGCTATCCCGTCGCGATCGGTAGGAAAGGTTGGGAAACTCCAACGGGTCAATTTAGCATTCTACAAAAGATTCCCCATCCCACTTGGCAGCATCCCTTTACCCAAGAAATCGTCCCACCCGGCCCTGAAAACCCCCTCGGCGTGAGATGGATCGGATTTTGGACGGATGGTCAAAACTATATCGGATTCCACGGTACGCCTAACGAAGAACTGATCGGACAAGCTGTGTCTCATGGTTGCGTGCGGATGCGGAACACCGATATTACGGCGCTTTTTGAGAAAGTTAAACTGGGAACCCCCGTCATTGTCGAACCTTAATATAAAATCCGGTTGAATGCCCTCAGTGCGGAGAGTAAGGGAGCAGGGGAAGCTGGGGAAGCAGGGGGAGTTTTTGGATGAAACGGCACTTCGACACGCTCAGTGACCGGGAGACGCGGCACTTCGACACGCTCAGTGACGGGGAGACGGGGTGAGGACTGTTCGCTATTTTCCTGAACTATTCCCTATTCCCTATTCCCTATTCCCTGTTCCCTTTTCCTAGCAAGGGTTTCATGTAATTCACATCAGGCGTAATAGGCAATTTGAAGGATTTGATATAACAGAATGCAACCGACTGGATCTGCCAACGCGCCGCCAGGGAGCAAAACCATTTTCAACGCCGACTAAGGCGGGACTGATTTCGGGATAGTGTCGTTTGAGAACGGCGAGCATATTGTTTTCATCAATCCAGTCCA
Coding sequences within:
- the urtA gene encoding urea ABC transporter substrate-binding protein, whose protein sequence is MAKQLGRRKFLIYGSAALGTSLLLKGCGGSDSSEVGTTESPDGDSSTVAASSGDTIKVGILHSLSGTMEISEKTVVDAEKLAIKEINEAGGVLGKQIEAVVEDGASDWDVFKEKAEKLIDQDNVVTIFGCWTSASRKAVLDVFESKEHMLWYPVQYEGQECSQNVFYTGAAPNQQIEPAVEWLMENKGETFFLVGSNYVFPKTANTIIKEQVKALGGEVVGEEYLELGDQEVTPIIAKIKQDLPDGGVIFNTLNGDSNAAFFKQMKGEGMGPDKYPVMSVSVAEEEVRQIGKEFLLGHYAAWNYFQTVETPENEKWVKAFKEEYGEDRVTNDPMEAAYIMVYLWKQAVEKAGTPDDLEKVREAAIGQTFDAPEGKVTMQPNHHISKTVRIGEINDEGLFDIVWSTDAPVDPVPWNQFVPSTKGYTCDWTATDKEDPGKFKKEE
- a CDS encoding ABC transporter permease subunit; the encoded protein is MLEQILEILFNVISIGSVLLLAALGLAIVFGLMGVINLAHGELMMLGAYSTYVVQQGFELWAKDALDYYLWVALPVAFIFTALVGVLLEKGVIRFLYGRPLETLLATWGVSLILRQFVRSVDGVLLIGIALFCLLFFGGMWVLRRRVNWESTRDRAIAILLPLSLAITSIASILLGKNEALTNKWFGSRNLDITFPSWLDENLSPENLPNWLAWLGNWMKSVGLEDFSVPRTRLFIIGLTIVCLLGVYLFLNRSNWGLRIRAVTQNRSMSACLGIPTRQVDAFTFALGSGLAGIAGCAVTLIGSVGPNMGGNYIVDAFMVVVVGGVGNLFGSILAALGISTANYLISVETFVPMFEALQTQVAFLKPLWESFVTFFEFFGTSSMAKVLVFALIIAFLQIRPAGIFPQKGRSVEL
- the urtC gene encoding urea ABC transporter permease subunit UrtC, yielding MTEQAAPVQSTRKKKRQKLKREIIAIAVLGIILAVAMPAILYALNIGFRLKFLGRFLSLAIIALGIDLIWGYTGLLSLGHGIFFALGGYSLAMHLKVQDGELPDFMTQYGVDQLPWFWEPYQSFPFTLIAIVVLPMAVAGILGYLVFRNRIRGVYFSILTQAALLVFYYFFKGPIELFNGTNGLKTDSDTLFGAVVSSQSVQFVFYEVTVLLLIAAYLLCRWLTSGRFGRLLIAIRDDENRVRFSGYDPTGFKVVVFAISGALAGIAGALYSVQTGIVTPDNTMEVAFSIEMVIWVAVGGRGTLVGAILGAVLVSLARTLLSEKFPDFWLFFQGGLFLLVVTVLPDGIVGWFRGGGINRARSLFGFPKPVFTYPSLEEDPEVQKEREVFEETETR
- the urtD gene encoding urea ABC transporter ATP-binding protein UrtD, producing MTEKILEIEDLTVAFDGFKAINQLNFSMDAGELRTIIGPNGAGKTTFLDAITGKVQPTKGQVRFKGRNLRRLSEHKISRLGIGRKFQTPRVYLNLTVRENLDLACNRNKNVLATLFQKPPARDRGHVGGLLETIGLTAKANLKADLLSHGEKQRLEIGMLVAQSPDLLLVDEPVAGLTDEETENVGALLIALAESHSIIVIEHDMEFVRQIARKVTVLHQGSVLCEGTMDEVQNDPRVIEVYLGEVPTITPQQMIILRIAATMAWSDGNLAPEEAEVILSRLSRQFATDSQQQEQLKEELQNHLTQNAKIESLVPQLEEVEDRQLALRLSYEAIASSRRTPNEPAINEEEATAYQRLLELLDLPPEVVQQIEAEVAAELRR
- a CDS encoding L,D-transpeptidase; this encodes MGSSAVFLLLGGGDAIASSPFSRELPPLGEATQFLPDVEETRLILRLRDRRVYYYIGDEILFSYPVAIGRKGWETPTGQFSILQKIPHPTWQHPFTQEIVPPGPENPLGVRWIGFWTDGQNYIGFHGTPNEELIGQAVSHGCVRMRNTDITALFEKVKLGTPVIVEP